The following are from one region of the Dermacentor albipictus isolate Rhodes 1998 colony chromosome 5, USDA_Dalb.pri_finalv2, whole genome shotgun sequence genome:
- the LOC139060043 gene encoding uncharacterized protein — translation MELLKAPPPLKLTGNLSEQWKRFKQKFDLFIVATTMKEQPRTEDAIAALLLSVAGDEALDVFNMFKFEAQESNEDYATIVEKFESYLSENIPGKRLVLADMLSRSAPASHEDIAGAADDLEVRAVQVLGYLVMGATRQKLVQ, via the exons ATGGAACTACTGAAGGCACCGCCACCCTTGAAACTTACCGGCAATCTCTCTGAGCAATGGAAGCGCTTCAAGCAGAAGTTTGACTTGTTCATAGTGGCAACCACAATGAAGGAGCAACCCCGCACGGAAGATGCAATAGCGGCACTCCTTCTCAGTGTGGCTGGTGACGAAGCACTTGACGTGTTCAACATGTTCAAGTTTGAAGCACAAGAATCCAATGAAGACTACGCAACAATCGTTGAAAAGTTCGAGTCTTACTTATCTGAG AACATACCAGGAAAACGCCTAGTCTTGGCTGACATGCTGTCAAGATCAGCTCCGGCTAGTCACGAGGACATCGCTGGCGCCGCTGACGACTTGGAAGTGCGCGCAGTGCAAGTTCTGGGCTATTTGGTCATGGGCGCTACGCGACAGAAGCTGGTGCAATAA